A portion of the Limosilactobacillus reuteri genome contains these proteins:
- a CDS encoding nicotinate phosphoribosyltransferase, translating to MNHELLTDMYEFSMANGYYLTLSHDKQARFDVFYRKAPDDSSFVISAGLKQVVDEVKNWHFSPDDIAYLKSLKHFSDDFLFYLTEAHNRCSIEALPEGTPVFPQEPFLSITGPLMDVQLLETLILNIINHQSLIATKAWQITNAADNRPVMEFGARRAQGPDAAIYGARAAIIGGCGSTSNVLAAKLFNVPAVGTMAHAWIESFPDELTAFRAWAKIYPDNAALLVDTYDVLQSGVPNAIKVFKELRAAGHEPVGIRIDSGDIAQLAKQARKMMDDAGFPDAKITASNALDAHIIKSLLNQGAPLDNFGIGERLITSSSSPVLSGVYKMAALENKGKWEPKIKISNSREKVTLPGHKQVYRLYDKHDPQHAVADVIALADEQIGSKITAISADVHVTRNKVILTDFIAKPLLQQVLTPDKTATCEANPFVIQRFAKKNLAQLPAATQRLLNPDRFPVYLTKRLADLQQKLIDEATNM from the coding sequence ATGAATCATGAATTATTAACCGATATGTACGAATTTTCGATGGCAAATGGTTATTATCTAACGCTTTCTCATGATAAACAGGCTCGGTTTGATGTCTTTTATCGGAAGGCTCCTGATGATAGCAGCTTTGTCATCAGTGCTGGATTAAAGCAGGTAGTTGATGAAGTTAAGAACTGGCACTTTTCTCCTGATGATATTGCTTACTTGAAATCATTGAAGCATTTTTCGGATGACTTTCTTTTTTACTTAACTGAAGCCCACAATCGGTGCTCCATTGAAGCATTACCGGAAGGGACGCCGGTTTTCCCGCAAGAACCGTTTCTAAGTATTACTGGTCCCTTGATGGACGTCCAATTGCTCGAGACGCTTATTTTAAACATCATTAATCACCAGTCGTTGATTGCAACAAAGGCATGGCAAATCACAAATGCCGCGGACAATCGGCCAGTAATGGAATTTGGTGCGCGGCGGGCGCAAGGACCCGATGCCGCAATCTACGGAGCACGGGCTGCAATCATTGGTGGTTGTGGAAGCACCTCCAATGTTCTCGCAGCTAAACTGTTTAATGTGCCAGCAGTCGGGACAATGGCTCACGCCTGGATCGAAAGTTTTCCTGATGAATTGACCGCCTTTCGGGCATGGGCAAAAATTTATCCTGATAATGCGGCGTTGCTGGTTGATACTTACGATGTTTTGCAATCCGGGGTGCCAAACGCAATTAAGGTATTTAAGGAATTACGGGCTGCAGGGCATGAACCAGTCGGCATCCGCATTGATTCAGGGGACATTGCCCAACTAGCAAAGCAGGCCCGGAAGATGATGGATGATGCAGGGTTCCCTGATGCGAAGATCACTGCCTCGAATGCTCTCGATGCTCATATTATCAAGTCGCTATTAAACCAAGGTGCTCCACTGGACAACTTTGGAATTGGGGAAAGATTGATAACGAGTTCATCTAGTCCCGTTTTGAGTGGGGTCTATAAGATGGCGGCGCTTGAAAATAAAGGTAAGTGGGAGCCCAAAATCAAGATCAGCAATAGTCGAGAAAAGGTAACGCTGCCGGGACATAAGCAGGTTTACCGCTTATACGATAAGCATGATCCCCAGCATGCCGTTGCGGATGTGATTGCCCTGGCTGATGAACAGATTGGGTCCAAGATTACGGCAATCAGTGCCGACGTTCATGTGACCCGGAACAAGGTTATTTTGACTGACTTTATTGCTAAGCCGTTACTGCAGCAGGTGTTAACGCCTGATAAGACAGCGACATGCGAAGCTAATCCCTTTGTAATTCAACGGTTTGCGAAGAAGAATTTAGCACAGTTGCCGGCAGCAACCCAACGCTTGCTCAATCCTGACCGCTTCCCTGTTTATCTAACGAAGCGTCTTGCTGATTTACAACAAAAATTAATTGATGAAGCTACCAATATGTAA
- a CDS encoding winged helix-turn-helix transcriptional regulator: MKFKDKWEITGVLTSQIDELLYKRRIKNKVCRFSELQKRMPNCSRRMLSLQLSGLEKDNIVEKKVYPVISPKTEYKLTRFGQTLTPLIIEMEKWGRIYNTINLE, encoded by the coding sequence ATGAAATTTAAGGATAAATGGGAAATAACTGGTGTTCTGACTTCTCAAATAGATGAATTACTTTACAAACGGCGAATTAAAAATAAAGTATGTCGTTTTAGTGAATTACAAAAACGAATGCCAAATTGTTCTAGGCGAATGCTATCTTTACAACTTAGCGGATTAGAAAAAGATAACATTGTCGAAAAGAAAGTATATCCAGTCATTTCTCCTAAAACAGAATATAAATTAACCCGTTTTGGACAAACGTTAACTCCACTTATTATTGAAATGGAGAAATGGGGAAGAATATATAACACTATAAATTTAGAATAA
- a CDS encoding PfkB family carbohydrate kinase, which produces MTKKSLIIGAAFVDVIMDVAQMPTSGSDVTAKLKSYNVGGCAFNVYGAIKHYLGANSADLFVPVGKGQYSEIVRKTMNYSKIPILLEDNHQDNGWDLCLVEPNGERTFITVPGIEQDWKDEWFSKINLSDYKYFYVSGYEMEDVKSANLLLDHLEQRDNDSYILFDASPRISHIDSQILNRLITKGVIINANEDEIGFLSDRDTLEEKTSDVFGKTDEPVLVTLGAKGTYLYDDNGGRIISSDKVENVVNTIGAGDTHCGGVIAGLLNGNSFAEVCKIGNNLSAQVIQQEAGSLI; this is translated from the coding sequence ATGACCAAAAAAAGTCTAATTATTGGTGCTGCTTTTGTAGATGTAATAATGGACGTTGCGCAGATGCCGACTTCGGGCAGTGACGTTACAGCAAAATTAAAGTCCTATAATGTTGGTGGTTGTGCTTTCAATGTCTACGGTGCAATTAAACACTATCTAGGTGCTAACTCTGCTGACCTTTTTGTGCCTGTGGGAAAGGGACAATATAGTGAAATAGTTCGAAAAACAATGAATTATAGCAAAATTCCAATTTTACTTGAGGATAACCATCAAGATAACGGTTGGGATCTTTGCTTGGTTGAGCCAAATGGTGAGCGGACTTTCATCACGGTTCCAGGAATTGAACAGGATTGGAAAGATGAGTGGTTTAGTAAGATTAATTTGTCTGATTATAAGTATTTCTATGTAAGTGGTTATGAAATGGAAGACGTAAAATCAGCCAATTTACTGTTGGACCACTTGGAACAACGTGATAATGATTCATACATTCTGTTTGACGCTTCACCACGAATTAGTCATATTGATTCCCAGATTTTAAATAGGCTAATCACAAAAGGCGTAATTATTAATGCCAATGAGGATGAAATTGGTTTTCTTAGTGATAGAGATACATTGGAAGAAAAGACAAGTGACGTTTTTGGAAAAACTGACGAACCAGTTCTTGTTACTCTAGGTGCTAAGGGAACTTACTTATATGATGATAATGGTGGAAGAATCATTAGCAGTGATAAAGTCGAAAATGTTGTCAATACAATCGGTGCTGGTGATACTCACTGTGGTGGAGTGATTGCTGGACTGCTAAATGGTAATTCATTTGCAGAAGTATGTAAGATTGGAAATAATCTTTCTGCACAAGTTATTCAGCAAGAAGCTGGAAGCCTTATCTAA
- a CDS encoding ADP-ribosylglycohydrolase family protein — protein sequence MRDKDKILGALYGQAIGDSMGMPTELWPIQKIRDKFGRNITTFLDGTDDNNIAINFKAGEYTDDTNQAFAILDALIETNWEPDTKVLVKHIMKWAVAVGAWTNNILGPSSKAALKLVKEGKNPSEVTKTALTNGCGMRISPIGTLYEPEDFDQLIEMVYEVTKITHSSDVSISGAAMIAGAVTAAMADYDWDDIIDYAKKANDAGFKLGTPTWAAHNKERLEVGIALAHKYEGNDEAFSRAISNTVGTGTTISESIPAALAIAYYAKDVKKSAFICTNLGGDTDTIGAMATAICGAKVGAKNIPEDWKKLIDEKNPQHNIQEFADKISEFKA from the coding sequence ATGCGAGATAAAGATAAAATTTTAGGAGCATTATATGGACAAGCAATTGGTGATTCAATGGGTATGCCTACTGAATTATGGCCAATTCAAAAAATTCGGGATAAGTTTGGCCGGAATATTACAACCTTTTTAGATGGTACAGACGATAATAATATTGCGATTAATTTTAAGGCTGGTGAGTACACCGATGATACCAACCAAGCGTTTGCAATCTTAGATGCGCTCATTGAAACAAACTGGGAACCAGATACTAAAGTACTAGTTAAGCACATTATGAAGTGGGCTGTCGCTGTTGGAGCATGGACCAATAATATTTTAGGCCCAAGTAGTAAAGCAGCACTCAAACTGGTAAAGGAAGGGAAGAACCCATCTGAAGTTACCAAAACTGCTTTAACTAATGGTTGTGGTATGCGGATTTCACCAATTGGTACTCTTTATGAACCTGAAGACTTTGATCAGTTAATTGAGATGGTTTATGAGGTTACTAAGATTACTCACTCTAGTGATGTTTCCATTTCAGGAGCTGCAATGATTGCAGGAGCTGTTACTGCTGCAATGGCTGACTACGACTGGGATGACATTATTGATTATGCTAAAAAGGCAAACGATGCTGGTTTTAAATTAGGTACGCCAACGTGGGCTGCACATAACAAAGAACGGCTTGAAGTCGGGATTGCCCTTGCACATAAGTACGAAGGTAATGATGAAGCATTTAGTCGAGCAATTTCCAATACTGTTGGAACAGGAACCACGATTTCAGAGAGTATTCCAGCAGCACTGGCAATTGCTTACTATGCTAAGGACGTAAAGAAGAGTGCCTTCATTTGTACTAATTTAGGTGGCGATACCGATACGATTGGCGCAATGGCAACTGCAATTTGTGGAGCAAAAGTTGGTGCTAAAAACATTCCAGAAGACTGGAAAAAGTTAATTGACGAAAAGAACCCTCAACACAATATTCAAGAGTTTGCAGATAAGATTTCTGAATTTAAGGCATAG
- a CDS encoding purine-cytosine permease family protein — protein MDNEFVKVPEKDKTLSPEKLFYNWFAANIGIMGFVYGAIIVSYHLSFWQSVTAALIGALTFAIPGWVAMIGQREGVTTFKMSRATFGTHGNKIPNFMAWLNMVGWLAVNVITGTLLFSAMLKTIHVPQTGFTKFICLVVFAGLVFLSGIFKEDTLAKIQTWLSWIFGGLTLVMLIMFLMNANWGEAFAMKPGSWVTGWLPAVAFIAAGSSISWSMAAADWGAYVHPNTKPSATFWNTTLGAATPLFILMAGGVLLSTISPSLASASDPYQVMYGAIPGWFGFLYFLVAAGGIIPQCLVSFRSARINLSTIGIKVSQKTSLILHAVIIILISIYVLFISGDFLSNFELFLNFLGICLASWVAIFLVDSVIYRKNGYDVKLMEPNSSVHYNWPGIISWIIATIFGFLFTSNAAYRGPFAHGIFENNSSLAVFVSGIAAIIVMFIKSSDKQED, from the coding sequence ATGGATAATGAATTTGTTAAAGTTCCAGAAAAAGATAAAACGTTAAGTCCTGAGAAACTTTTCTATAACTGGTTTGCTGCTAATATCGGTATTATGGGTTTCGTTTATGGTGCTATTATTGTTAGTTATCATTTATCCTTCTGGCAATCAGTTACGGCAGCGTTGATTGGTGCATTGACTTTTGCAATTCCGGGTTGGGTTGCAATGATTGGGCAACGTGAAGGTGTAACCACATTTAAGATGAGTCGAGCAACTTTTGGTACGCATGGTAACAAAATTCCTAACTTTATGGCTTGGCTAAATATGGTTGGCTGGCTTGCTGTCAATGTAATTACTGGTACTTTACTATTTTCTGCAATGCTAAAAACAATCCATGTCCCACAAACTGGCTTTACAAAGTTTATTTGTTTAGTTGTTTTCGCAGGATTAGTCTTTCTGTCAGGTATCTTTAAGGAAGATACTTTAGCTAAAATTCAGACTTGGTTAAGCTGGATATTTGGTGGATTAACATTAGTTATGTTGATTATGTTCTTAATGAACGCAAATTGGGGTGAGGCATTTGCTATGAAGCCGGGCAGTTGGGTAACAGGCTGGTTACCAGCTGTTGCCTTCATTGCTGCCGGTTCTAGTATCTCATGGTCAATGGCTGCAGCTGATTGGGGTGCATACGTTCATCCTAACACGAAGCCATCTGCTACTTTTTGGAATACTACTTTAGGTGCTGCTACACCACTTTTCATTTTAATGGCTGGTGGGGTATTGCTAAGTACAATTTCCCCAAGTTTAGCTAGTGCAAGTGACCCATACCAAGTAATGTATGGAGCTATTCCAGGCTGGTTTGGTTTTCTCTACTTCTTGGTGGCTGCTGGTGGTATTATTCCACAATGTTTAGTTTCATTCCGTTCAGCGCGAATCAATCTTTCTACGATTGGAATTAAAGTTTCACAAAAGACATCATTAATTTTGCATGCTGTGATTATTATTCTAATTTCTATTTATGTTTTGTTTATTTCTGGTGACTTTTTAAGCAACTTTGAATTGTTCTTAAACTTCTTGGGCATTTGCCTTGCTTCATGGGTTGCTATCTTCTTAGTAGATAGCGTTATTTACCGTAAGAATGGCTATGATGTTAAGCTAATGGAACCAAATTCATCTGTACACTATAACTGGCCAGGAATTATTTCTTGGATTATTGCTACTATTTTCGGCTTTCTCTTTACGTCAAATGCAGCATATCGTGGACCGTTTGCTCATGGTATTTTTGAAAATAACAGTAGTTTGGCTGTCTTCGTTTCAGGGATTGCTGCAATTATTGTTATGTTTATTAAGAGTAGTGATAAGCAGGAGGATTGA
- a CDS encoding IS30 family transposase → MGTTILSFEDRVVIETLRYENRSLKYIADYLGFSKTTIFNEVHRLTGEYHAVKAQADHEAKLSHRGRKTILTTNLKRLIEEKIKIQKWSIEQVAHVVRIAYKTIYNWIDQGVLDIGVADLPDHGIRRRRAIETRGTFSHGRSIEDRPAEVIDRHTSGHFEADTVLSGKRKGQAIATFVERKSRLTIVKRLQGRDSTSMTKAILELANQLEDNLKTLIVDHGKEFANYKLIEEQARIPLYFAHAYSPHERGSNENRNRVLRRFIPKGQPIEEITDDELIQINWYLNSRPLKCLNWRTPIEVFLLNLRH, encoded by the coding sequence ATGGGCACCACTATTTTATCATTTGAAGACCGTGTTGTCATCGAAACTCTTCGTTATGAAAACCGCTCCCTTAAATACATCGCTGATTACCTTGGCTTCAGTAAAACCACGATCTTTAATGAGGTTCATCGTTTGACTGGTGAATATCACGCAGTTAAAGCTCAAGCTGATCATGAAGCTAAACTTAGTCATCGTGGGCGTAAAACCATCTTAACGACTAACCTCAAGCGATTAATTGAAGAAAAGATTAAGATCCAAAAATGGTCGATTGAACAAGTGGCTCATGTAGTTAGAATCGCCTACAAGACCATCTACAACTGGATTGATCAAGGAGTATTGGATATTGGCGTGGCTGATTTACCTGACCATGGAATTCGCCGCCGACGAGCCATAGAAACCCGTGGGACTTTTAGCCATGGACGTTCCATTGAAGATCGTCCCGCTGAAGTTATTGACCGTCATACCTCAGGTCACTTTGAAGCAGATACAGTTTTATCTGGAAAGCGTAAAGGTCAAGCAATAGCTACGTTTGTCGAGCGTAAGAGTCGTCTTACCATCGTTAAACGGCTTCAGGGACGAGATAGTACCTCAATGACCAAGGCCATTTTAGAATTAGCTAACCAGTTAGAAGATAATCTCAAGACCCTTATTGTTGACCATGGGAAAGAATTCGCTAACTACAAGCTAATTGAAGAGCAGGCCAGGATTCCCCTCTACTTTGCGCATGCTTATTCTCCACATGAACGAGGCAGTAATGAGAATCGCAACCGAGTACTACGACGCTTTATCCCCAAAGGTCAACCGATTGAGGAAATCACTGATGATGAGTTAATTCAAATCAACTGGTATTTGAACTCCAGACCACTCAAATGCTTAAACTGGCGAACGCCGATTGAAGTCTTTTTACTTAATCTACGTCACTAA
- a CDS encoding cysteine hydrolase family protein, translating to MAKALLIIDYTYDSVADDGALTCGKPAQKLENSLVELVDKFYRAGDYVIFPTDGHTGDKFSPEYKLYPRHNIVGTPGQLLYGELKEWYDQHCDSDRVYQFNKNRYSAFQNTNLDNYLRERKIDDLWLAGLCTDICVLHTAISAYNLNYHLTIPTKDVATFTKNGQQWALDHFKNSLGATLV from the coding sequence ATGGCAAAAGCATTATTGATAATTGATTATACTTATGATTCTGTTGCAGATGACGGTGCACTAACATGCGGTAAGCCGGCGCAAAAGCTTGAGAATAGTCTCGTTGAATTGGTCGATAAATTTTATCGGGCAGGGGATTATGTAATCTTCCCAACCGATGGGCATACGGGGGATAAGTTTAGCCCGGAATATAAGCTATACCCCCGGCACAATATTGTTGGGACGCCAGGACAGTTACTATATGGCGAGTTAAAGGAGTGGTATGACCAGCACTGCGATAGCGACCGGGTATACCAGTTCAATAAGAATCGTTATTCCGCTTTTCAGAATACTAATCTCGATAATTATTTACGTGAACGAAAAATTGATGACTTGTGGCTTGCCGGCTTGTGTACTGATATTTGTGTTCTTCATACGGCCATTTCTGCCTATAATTTGAATTACCATCTTACTATTCCGACGAAAGACGTCGCAACCTTCACTAAGAATGGTCAACAGTGGGCGCTGGATCATTTTAAGAATTCATTAGGGGCAACCTTGGTTTAA
- a CDS encoding NUDIX hydrolase yields the protein MVDKIVARPLITIANIIWSFNPQTHLPQILLVKRAYAPFKDRWALPETLLRSNESAKIACIRLIKDKIGVQLSNSATEQLATFTNPQRVSGDRALAIAYMTFLPVMPQLKAGYGATEVRWFSLNFDHGDFLLQNGELVLGLSDDSPLAFDHHQIIGTAIRRIKNKLNYQPTILQILGSTFTLRQAREVYAIFLQTTVEKIDNSNFKKTHRKIFKEVGTAATKRSGRPPKLFKLAEGCI from the coding sequence ATGGTTGACAAAATTGTTGCACGACCGCTAATTACGATTGCAAATATTATCTGGAGCTTTAATCCGCAAACGCACTTGCCCCAAATCCTGCTTGTAAAACGGGCATATGCACCTTTTAAGGATCGGTGGGCACTCCCGGAAACTCTATTACGGAGCAATGAAAGCGCCAAAATTGCTTGCATTCGTTTGATTAAGGATAAAATTGGGGTTCAGCTTTCCAATAGTGCGACCGAACAATTAGCAACATTTACTAATCCCCAGCGGGTTAGTGGCGACCGCGCGTTGGCGATTGCTTACATGACATTTTTACCAGTGATGCCCCAGCTTAAAGCCGGATACGGGGCGACAGAAGTGCGGTGGTTTAGTCTCAATTTTGACCATGGTGACTTCCTGCTGCAAAACGGCGAACTTGTCTTGGGGTTATCCGACGATTCACCGTTAGCATTTGACCATCACCAAATTATTGGGACTGCAATTAGGCGCATTAAAAATAAATTAAACTATCAGCCTACGATTCTCCAGATCCTGGGGTCAACCTTTACTTTACGCCAGGCACGAGAAGTCTATGCGATCTTTTTACAAACAACGGTCGAGAAAATTGATAATTCTAACTTTAAGAAAACCCATCGAAAAATATTTAAGGAGGTTGGAACGGCTGCTACTAAGCGTTCGGGACGGCCACCTAAGCTATTTAAACTGGCGGAAGGTTGTATTTAA